The genomic DNA TGACCAAAACAACTGTGGACTTGCCTGTCCACAGAATAGACTTTCAACAAGCTTCACATTTGTCCAGGTGCCCTCCAACCAAGCTGGGACGGGCAGctttgctgttgtttgtctCCAGCGGCTTCCTTTTAGTGAACCTTCCCTGACAACTAGGTGGACTTTGCCTCTTATTATGGAAGCATGTGTCTCAGATGCATCGAGAGAGGCAAGCAAATCCCGTTTGGGTTGGCTTTTACCTGAATTATCATTTTTCAAATTGCTCTTGCTGATGTTTTAGTCACTTATCCACTTTTTGGCACATTTGTGGTCTTTTTTTAAGCTTCGTGATGCTTTGACCAATCAGTGGATAAATACCCtccaaaaaaaattaaaaaaataaatctttatccaaaaaaaattaaaaaaaatcaattttatttatatagcgtcttatacaatcaaaattgtttcaaggcgctttccagaatcccagggcctgaccccagacaagcaacagtggcaaggaaaaactcccctttaacaggaagaaaccttgagcaggaccaagctcatgtagggggaccctcctgctgatggccggttGGGTTAACTTTGGGTTAAACCAACCCTAGGCTCCAATGTGTTCTAGTTATTTACTTCTTTTAAGCTACTACATAAGTGGACCAAAATATCTTCTTCAGTCTACATAACTGATTAAAAACCTATACTGACTTGATTAACCTATTATTTCATATTAAAAATTATTCGGATTAAATGAAGAATCAgattaaaacaacagaaaactacaaaatgcaaataaaatggaaataaatgaacaatATGCATCTTTTTCGTTTCAGGGGCTATTGTTCCTACGTGCCAATCCAGACTGAAATCATCTCTTAAACAGAAGTTTGGATGTATTTTTGAGGGCATTCCCATGGCGGGAAAGCCCTCGCTCCTGAATGACATTTACACGGAGCTCTACATCTCTGAGGGAGGAAGCGGAATGATCAACGATGAACACGAAATCAGACAGATCGAATCATCCTTCAGGCAAACTTCGGGACAAGACATACAGATCAATTACGAAGACATCTTCCACCCCAGCTGTGATCGGCCGGTCAGAACGGTGCTGACCAAAGGGGTGGCCGGCATCGGGAAAACTGTCTTGATGCGCAAGTTCACTCTGGACTGGGCTGAAGACAAAACCAACCGCAGCATTCACTTTACATTTCCCTTCGCTTTCCGAGAGCTGAATGTGCTGAAGGAAAAAGAGTACAGCTTGATCAAACTTCTGCATCTTTTCTTCGTCGACATTAAAGAGGCAGAAATCTGCAACTTCGATGATTTCGCAGTGGTGTTCATCCTTGACGGTTTGGATGAGTGTCGCCTTCCTCTGGATTTCTACAACAACAAGACCATTTCTGATGTTACACAGCCTGCCGCCGTGGATGTACTGCTGACAAATCTCATCTGTGGGAACCTCCTTCCTTCTGCTCGGCTCTGGATCACCACACGGCCGGCGGCAGCTAGCGTGCTTCCGGCCCAGTGGGTAGACCGGGTTACCGAGGTGAGGGGCTTCACTGACACTCAAAAGATGGATTATTTcaagaaaagatttaaaaaggAGGAGCAAGCTGAGAGAATCATCGCCCACATCAAACAGTCAAGAAGCATCCACATCATGTGCCATATACCGATCTTCTGCTGGATTACTGCTTCGGTCCTGGAACCCGTGTTGAGATCAGATAAGAAGGCGGCGCTCCCCAAGACCCTGACCGAAATGTACATCTGCTTCCTGTTGGTTGAACTCAAACTAATGAATGAAAAGCTCAACAGACCTGAAACAGATACACTGTGGAACACCCAGACCTGCGAAACCACCATGGCACTGGGAAAACTGGCTTTTGATCAGCTGCAGAAAGGCAACTTGATCTTCTATGAATCGGACCTGATAGAATCCAAAATCAATACCTCTGAAGCCTCGCTCTACTCGGGACTGTTCACCCAGATTTTCAAAGAAGAGTGCGGTCTGTTCCTGCAGAAAGTGTTCTGTTTCGTCCACCTGAGCATTCAGGAATTCCTGGCTGCTCTCTATGTCTTCGTCACCTTCTTCAACACTGGTGTCAACGTGTTGTCAGAACTGCAACCGAGGTCCCTTTCGTGGTCTGAGCTGTTTAATTTCCAATCAAAAGAACAAATGTTCTTCAAAAGTGCTGTAAAAATGGCCTTAAAAAGTCAAAACGGACACCTGGACTTGTTCCTCCGTTTCCTCCTGGGCTTATCAATGAAGAGCAGCCATGTTCCTCTACAAGGCCTGCTGAAGCTGGCAGAGCCCAGCTCATATGACAATAGCGAGACAGTGCAGTACATCAAGCAAAAGATCCAAGAGAATCCATCTCCAGAAAGGTGCATCAACCTGTTTCACAGCCTGTATGAGCTCAAGGACATCTCTCTGGTGGAGGAGATCCAACAGTGCTTGAGTTTGGGAAGACTTTCCACAGACAAGCTCTcccctgctcagtggtcagctctgGTTTTCCTGTTGTCATCAGAAAAGGACATGGAAGTCTTTGACCTCAGGAAGTACTCCGCTTCAGAGAAGGGTCTCCTGAGGCTCTTGCCAGTGCTCCACATCTCCAAAGCAGCTGTGTAGGGGCTCTCATTAACCGAGTCAAAATAGTAGAATATCAAAGCAGATACTTGTTGACCACATTTGTGCATGTTCCTTGCAGGCTCAGTGACTGTAACTTGTCAGACAGAAGCTGCGAAGCGCTGGTCTCTGTTCTTACGTTGAAAACCTCCAGCCTCAGAGTTCTGGACCTCAGCAACAACAGTCTGATGGACTCGGGAGTGAAGACGCTTTCCTCTGGATTAGCGAGTCAACACTGTAAACTGGAAATTCTGAGGTCaacattattatcattattttagaAAATGCTAACCAATCAGTGCTAAACCTAAACGTGCAGTGTTTACGGGTCCAGATCTTTTACAAAGACGCCTTAAGGTTCTTCGGAACGTAACTCGATGTGATGACTTTTTGCGTTGACTTGTGATTTCAGGCTGTCTGGCTGCCAGGTCACAGAGGAGGGCTGTGCTGCCTTGGCTCATGCCCTGAGTTGCAACCCCTTCCATTTGAAAGAGCTGGATCTGAGCTACAACTACCCAGGTGATCTGGGCACCAAGCAGCTCATGGCTGCCCTGGAGAATCCCCGCCTGCAGCTGACGACTCTCAGGTACGGTGACAGAATCAGAGGTAATCAGATGTTACCAATCGGAGGTCATTTCTTCTCAGGATGGATACCTGCCATATGTTCACAAAAATTACCAGTGAGACTAATCATCCCCCTTCTATGgccatttatttagttttttaaGAGTTGTTTTCAGCACATTAGAGAATTGCATTGACACACATATATATTGTCCTCAGTTTGGAACATGGTGGAATTCAGAGGCTGAAGCCAGGTCAGAAGAAATGTAAGTGGGTGTTTATCTACCTTTTCCATTTATGTTGAACTGGTAATATATGAACTGATCCAAAtgtaaaaagtttaaaaaaaaacaaaaaactcttGCCATCAGACGCCTGCGAACTCATGCTGGACCCAAACACTGCAAATAACAATCTCGCTCTGTCTGAGGACAACAGACGCGTGACATTGGTGCAGAGGGCGCAGCCGTACCCGGATCATCCGCACAGGTTTGGTCACTGGAATCAGGTGATGTGTAAAGAAGGGCTGACTGGGCGCTGTTACTGGGAGGTGGACTGCGAGGGCTGGGTTAACATTGGCGTGGCCTACAAGAGAATCAAAAGAAAAGGGCAAGATGACGACAGTTGGATCGGTCAGAACGACGCCTCCTGGAGTCTGGTGTGCCATGATAAGTTCTCAGCCAGTCACAAAAACCAAAGGATTGTCATACCCATGCAGCCCTccggtggcagcagcagagtggCGGTGTATCTGGACTGGCACGCCGGCGCTCTGTCATTCTACAGAGTCTCATCCAACGCGCTGGTTCACATCCACACCTTCCACAGCACATTCACCGAACCTCTGTATCCTGCGTTTGGGTTTGTGCTGAGCTCCGAGTCGTCGCTTTCTCTGTGTCAAATGTGAGGAGGTGAAAACGGTCGAGGCTGCAGTTTAACTGAAACGGAATTAGTCACCGTTACCTGAATAGGAAACGATGACCGCTAACATCCACATGAATTGTGATTGAATATGGGTTGCTAGGTTGTTGTAAACTGTATCTTTGATGATAGAACTATTGTGGGATTTTTAAGCCTATTCTGCTGCAGTGTTTTGCAGAGGTTGGTTCTTTTCTTGAGATTAGCCGAAATATCACCACTGTGGGAGTTCTGTGAGGTTTCGACTTCGCAATCTCCATCATCACATCCGTCTCGAGCTCTGTTGATCTTTTCTCACTTGTTGTACCCCCCCTGCGTCGGCCACCTGACCGATTCAGCCGACTGCCGAACGACTAATCAATCCTTTCGACCATCCAGATTGGCCAAATTCACCTGCACAGCCTGAGGAGAAACgcccgcagacacacacacagaccacagTGGTGACACATTGCCTCTGTATATGAGTTTAAGTGTGCATATATGTGACAATTAATGTTTAAAATCTCTAAAAAAAATTCTCTATATATTGATGTGTTTGAAGACACCATATAGAGAATTCATAGTGTATTGTAGTAGCCATCGAAATTACAACAAAGGGTTGCCTGGAAAACTGAAGTCAACTTATTTTCGTCACACATTTTTTGTCAGGCCCAGTTTAGCAACTTCATCTGTTAAAATTTGATCCAGTTGTAATAAATCAAGTAAAAACATTAGCATCAACTGATTTTCTCCATTTTATATCGCATGAACACATTCgattttctgtcatgtttttgcatttgtttcaaTGAAACGCTGGATTTTATTTACATGGAAATCAAGAATTTTTGattgagaaaataaaaatcagacgCAACTTCATCATGCCAAAGacaacacattttatttacattagGTTGTATGTCATGTCATCTATAATTCCATGTTTAATTCACTGTTACagaattcaaaataaatgtgcGTTCTGACAAAATGCAGTTTGTCTTAATGAGATATTGCAACCGTGAACACATAACGGTGCTATGGCACTTTAAACTGCAAtaaattcctgtttttgtcttttttaaatatatttttgtcaAAGATTTTTAAGCAAATTCACCTGCACATACAATAACATTCTGTACAGGATTTACAGTGAATTCAATGACACGTCATAGCTTAAAATGCAGATATAATAATGCACTAACTATCGtgatagaaaataaaaataaatggtttCCTTGGTGCCAACAGacaaaaagtgaagaaaaaattaACTACGAAAAAGATCACTAAGTGAACAACTTGTGCAACAAAGCAAAACTGTCTTGTTTATATAGTGCCAACTACAGCAGTTATTTCCTGCTTTTGTCAGGTGATACACCTGTGAAGAGTATGTTGGTGTGACAAATATTAAGTTAAAAATTCAGAATATTTAAAGATAAGTACTGTACTTCCAACAGGATAAAGTGAGACTGCACTCTAGGTTTACATAGGTAGGTTGCTAATTTTAGAATGTGTTTTATGTAAgcaaaatcattttaaacatgacGCCTCATATCAGCGGTAGCCTACTTGGGACATGACATTGGCTCCAAGCACACTTAAATGCAGTTTTATTAAATTTGCATCACGTCTGACACATCACTGCACTTCTCCAATATCAAAGTGGATTTAGTTcagtaattattcatttattattttgagaTAGGTTGCTTAAACGGTTGAAATATATCAGATCAAAGAGAACCTGAGTGGGTCACCAAAAAGATCGATCTGTCTGTCTCCATATTTATATGTTGCAGTAAATGATTGAATATTATATTTAATTAGCTTATATTTTCACCATGTTACCatgttgtatttttaaaaaaaaaccttatgttttcaaatgtttgtcCCAATGACAATACAATCGAGAAGGGTATTCACAATCTAATAATTACAGACTGCAAACACTAACACAATTCTTGAAATCCGCATTAGTTATATGTGAGGTGACCATACAACATTAGATCTAAATTTACACAATGTGGACAGGTTAGTGTAGTGGTTGGTGTAAAGGGAATGTGAGCATCACGATGCAGATCCACCAAGTGCCTGATTCTAGTGAATAAGATCCTCTGCTGTTCATTtgtgagtgaatgagtgaggGTGCGAGTGTGCGCGCCACCAAGATTTGTTTGCAACGGTCAGTCACAGTACCAAAATTTGAAGCAGCATAAATTCCACTGGGGTTTAAAGTTATAACCCTTAAGTTTCTTAAGTCAGGCAGCCATTTCCATAACATTGCTTTTGCGTTCATATTTCATTGACAACTGTTTGGTCTCTGTGAGAGCTGAAAGCCCAGTACCAGGACCAAACTGCCCTCCGTGTACAAACAGGTAATCCACACGTCACTACTGACAAATATATCACAGCGGCAATCGTGTACTTTAAAAAGGCAATGCGTTTCTTAATTTTCCTGATTTAAATACAAAGTATAGAGGCGGGTCAGCGTTAGCAGCACTTACAGTAAATCTGAAGAGGGGTCTtcacaaaaataatcatttgcATATTCTGAAAGCACTGAATCATTACCACCAGTAAACAGATATTGCATGCTGCTCTTCTGTTGGAATAGACACCCCCCACACCCATATTGAGATTGGTGGCTTCATAAAGCTGTTATCACCATCTCCATAAAAGAGCCAGCGCTAGAAACTTAAGGAATATAACTTTAAGAGTGCACCTAATAGCCTGGTAATGGTAGATATCCACAACTACACTCTACCAAGGATGTGTGGTTCTACTTGTTACGTTTAGGTCTTGATCTCCAGGATGGAGGGATTATGGTCGAGGATGGCCAGAATAATTTTGTCCATGTACTGTCTCAGACGCAGGTtaatctcctcctgctctttcaAAGCGTCGACCAGCTGAGAGACacgcagaggaagaaaaggattCAAAATCAGTTCAGTTGTATTAGCAAACATTACAGCTAGCACCCATCTCTTAATAGCAGGCTAACCTCGTCCCTGGAAGCATTGTCGATCTCTGCTGCCAGACACTGAGCTTTAGTTTTGACAGGAAAACAGGCCTCGTACAAACTCAAGCTGAGGATCTGAGCGTTCAGGTCGTCGTTCTGGTCCCTCAGTTTATAGTTCTCCTGTAGGAACAAAAGGTTAACAGTTGCAAGATGAAAGATTACATTTTTGCCATCAATTgaattgaatttattttgatAGGTGGAACCCAGTGATGTGCAGTGAGGGTCATTCATTCAGTCACCATTTGATCTGCAGCATTTAACAGGTCATGATTCATATCTCATATCACAattcttcattaaaaaaaaaacagacaaatgttATTATGGCATTACCTTGACTTATAAATGACGTCAACTCGATGATTGTAACAAGGACTGTTAGCCACACGTCAATGCAGTGAAAATGCCCGACTCTTAAAGTATAAATGATAATTGTCCAAAGAAAACAAGGCTGTTGTGAGCTCACTGTGTCATACTGCAGCTGCAAAGTGTCGTAACAATCTGTGGGCTAACGTGATGCCTGCCTTACCTATTACCTCCTCCTCGCAGTTGTAAGATCACTGAGCACATGAAACAGgcaacacacatttacatacaCCAGCGACACTATGGAAAGTCAAGGTGGCACATATTAAAAGTGTGGAGATAGGGAACATGCTCTCAATGCAGGGGAACCAGCAAAgataaagagacagagagagacagagagagagagagagagagagagacagagagagagaccatcGATTCTGGAAGTACGAGGATGATTTTACGCAACAACTCCAAGGAGTCATTCAGCTCTTTGCTGTCCCACACTCACATTAACCCAGGTGTACTCAAACAGTGTTGCCTTTGACACACGTCATCACATTGATATACGACATTTGACTGCATCTGCATGTaaacaatgaacatttttatgAGAGCAGCATGCTCCACTTCCTGGACTTTGTAGTCCATTCTTGCAAATATCCAAATTTGCTGACAATGTGAACAGACGATTTGCACCGTGCTTGTGCAACTGCAACCACCTCTTCCAAGCGCACAGGGCCAGGGAAGCGTACTGTACTCGAGCATGGTACACTGGCGCTAACCCTGGCCAGATAATACAGGCGTTGGAAGGCAAACGCGATCGGGGACGGTATGATTGCCTGGAGAGACTGAGCGAGTGATATTCCTATTGTAACATAACTGTGGACACTTCTTTgaactttatattttttactttctgttGCGTTGCTATTATGATTTATTTGAAGTAGTCAGAAAATcaaagtgtgtgtttaaacCTGTTTCAGTCTCTTGActtcattttccatttccatCTCTCTGGTTCTGGCGTTGAACTCCGACAGCCCTTTACCCTGTCCTGGATGCTCCATCTCCAGCTTGAAACACTGCAGATATTCCAGCTCTCGGCGAAGATCATCAATCAGCTACAAAACAAGGCGGAGATCAGAGGAAACCAAACAGTTGTAATGCAACAGGTCAGGTCAGGTTAGTTGGACTGCCTTACCTCCTGCATGGACTCTTTTTCCTTCTGAAATTCATGGCGATTGTGCCAGAGCTTATCCATGATCTTCCTGTAGAGGTCCATCTCATCCTTCAGTCTCAGACTGGTGTCTTCCAACTTGTCTGTCATCCTTTGCTTCTCCTGCAGGGCAAAAAACAAGCTTCAGTAATGATATTTGTGCCTTAATACTATTCTGTGTTGAGTTTTGTAAAGATGAATCAAATCGGCTCCTGAACGCATGTTTTTAAGACTCCACAGAAAGGTCATAAGCAGCTAAGTGGTAATAGAAGATTCTTCTAGGTTTGATTGAAGATAAAGGTTTATCACCAGCTTTACTGCCACACAGAGCTGAAACCCGGTCGCCATATTTCAGTTTGTTTAAGGAGTATCTGCCACTACTGCACACAGATCTAAAGTACTATTACAATGTATCATgtataaaatggcaaaaatcaaaaaagaaaagatccaaATCAGAATCACCTGGTCCAGTTTCTCAGTCTGAGACTTGAGTCTGCACACATTTATCTTCATTTTTCCATTCTCCTCTTCGAGCTGCTGCAGTCTGTGTAAACAAACAGTTAATTTTTTTAATCTAACCATTCCACAAAATCTATTGACATTGTAATGAAAAGCTCATGTCAGAGGGAATCCTTCTGATGACGACCGTACCTGTTACAGAGCAAGTCTATCTCTaggtttctgtctctctctatcttGCTGTAAGCCTCCCGATGCCGTTTTGCCTCTTCCACTAGAACCTGATCTGCCTTGGTCTCTGCATCCTTCACTTGCTCCTCCAGTTCATGCACCCTGGGAGGTGAAAAAACATTCCCCCCCTTTATGTACATTAAATACATACACATAACAAGGCCCATGAAACCTACAGGTATATTAATCATGAATAATAATTGGTTTTTATGTAATGTGTTCTCTTGCCTGTGTACAAGATGAGTGTTGGCCTGTTTGAGTTTGGATTTGAGGTCACTGTTGGCCAGACTGTCACTTTCCAACTCTGTGACTTTCTTCTCCAGGTAACTGACCTGAACAAACAGGTTGACTGTCATTATCTTGGGGAAATGACAAACCCCACAATCATGGGGCACTTGTTGATACTGCAATTAGTGTTGGTACTTTGTCTGTGATGTCCAGGTCACAGGAGTCAATGCTATCGGTGAACAGATCCTCGGTGCTGCTGCCCTGACTGGATCCAAACACACTTTGGTTGGCCTGGAACAGCTGACTGTGGGGACATGGAGACCAAGAGCAAAGAGGACATCAGAACTTTATAGTCACACAAAGAATGTGTCCTCTAAAGCCTTTTATCACCATGCTTCAAGCTAAGCCATTCATTAATGACAACTGATTGACCAatttctgttttaatcatttatttatttttttaaatatgaaggtTGGATCACTCACCGCCCGAACGCTGTGCTGGAAATCTTTCTGTTAGGGCTAAACCAAAAAGACAAACTTCAGTGAGACACTCAGCAACACAACTACTGCCCAGATTGCTCCCTTAAAACAACAATGATTATTGATTACTATTGATTGTGATGGAGGAGATTCATTTACCTCAGGCAGCTTTACAACATTATGGCCTCATTCATTGGGAGTTATTTATCCTCATTTACCTTCTTTATTTTTGACTATTCTCACTTAAGGCAGTTTTAACTCTTTAGAGAGAAACGAACCAGATCAGGTGTTAGACACACCCGTCTAGAGTCATCAGTGATGACAGCTTAAACAGATGACACCATTTGGTTTTCAATGAGGTTGGTCATCAAAGGTTAcaagatacaaatatacatATGAATGTGGTTGTGAAGCCAGAAACTGTTTGAGCTGTTGTGTTTCATCATGTATCTGACAAcaattttacacattttctggaggaaaccctTTCTTTCTTGCAGCACTGCAGCTCATCACATGTACACACTCGCACAAAAAACATGACAAGCAGCAACTCCATGTAGTTAAGATACTGTTACTATAGCAACACCACGGGATCCCCCCTTTGATGTGGGTGCAGCTTTTGGTGCCAGAGTGAAAAAAGGGTGGGATTTGGGCGGAAGGCTAATGCGTATTTTCAAAAGAACCAGCAGCTTAAAAATCTTCCTACCCGCATTCTAATACATTAAGATGCACATGTAGTTATGCGCGTTTGTGACTAATTTATATTCCGAGGGAACAATAACAAAAATGACAGCATAAGCTCACTgcataataaaaacataaatctGCATGGATCTATTTCCTTATGCTTGTTATCTTTGAAATAGAGACCAAAGAACCAAAATATTGCACCAAAATCTCTACCCTTGTTGATCGCTGGAATAATTTCTTTCCAATTTACCACTTCCTGTACCAGTTTAATTTGGAGATTTACTATGCCGCATCTACTGGTGCTGCAGGGGTAAATTAAAGCTGAATTGTGACACACCGTACCTGTTGGCTTTGAGATTTCGAAGTCGGGCTTCCAGATCATTTAGCAGATTCACTTTCTTGCAGCACTGAGAACAGTAGATGTCCAGAAGCTCACTGTTATAAAGATGGCGCATCTTCTGGGGAGTGTGCCCAGCACTGCCACAACAAAGGTAAACGTTCATTTAGAACATGCATACAGTGCTATCCTGATTCCTTCCAGAGGGGATGGTGGAAGGTtctctcctctggttctgattATGTTCACGACATTCTTATGTAACCCAGCTAACAATCCAcctggagggaagagaagatcCCAGGTCTGAGAAGCCATTTGTTCGCGTGTCTTCTTCTGGGCAAGGACTGCTGGGAGTGAACTCCACGTCCTCCGACTCACCATAGTCCTCAAACTGCTCCTCCCCAGAGATGACGGATGCAGATGTTGAGCAGGTCATTTGACTAGGGTTAAAGATAAGAATGTAAAGTGTTTTTCTATATACAAAACAGCTAAATTCACCCCAGATTATAAAGCTTGAAACTAACTTCTAACAGTTgttatttccattttatataGCTTGAATAACTGCCGTATCCTACCTGACTTGCCTCGTTGGGTCCACAGAGTCTGGGCTGTTGCCATTTTCTGCAGTGCTGTCCATGTCGCACTCTCCATCAGCGCCGTCATTATAACCTCCACATTCAGGGTAAGAACGCGTGCACATGATGACAGGAGGACTCAGCTTGGCCTCACCATTCTAACCAAATATAAGGCATGACAAAAACATGTAAACTGAGCACAGCAGTTCACATCCACTCAGGTCAGGATCCATTCTACCATCACGTGCTGCGATTCCCCGATATCCCGTATCAAGTCGATAACCTGGCAACTAACGAGATGATAAATGTTCCATTTCATTTTAGATTTGTCAAAAccacctaaaaaaaaacacacagacatcaaGTCCATTCATGTTTAGGCATTAGTAGGCTTATTACCTACTAGTTAGTATTAAGTACTGCTATATTTATAGGATTTTTGTTAAGGTACTTTTATCACATCATGACAGTTTTATTAAATTTAACAGATGTATGGTGCAAATATTTATCTAAAACATGTTTATCAGGAACTGTGGGAGACATAACATGTCTGTGTTATTCATAATTTATGTCTCTGTCTGGCTGGGCCAGGAAAGGAAAAGGGCAAGGTACACCTTAAAACacacagccaacacacacagcGCATTAATCTGCTTTTACATATGATGTCCTTCCTTTTTATAGTgtagacacacacctacacacacagcacagtcaAGCATACACAACATAATCACCGAGGAGCCGATTGTTCATCACTGATGCAAATGTTTTTGTCTGCAACTAATTTAGGTTTCTGATAAAAGTGGTTTAATACAGCAAATTATCTTCAGTACAAATCTGGATCAACCCTGAATAACAAGCCTTGGCTCTTCAGAGAAAAGCTTGACCTCCAGGTTAAAGAAAAGCAGTTTTAGATGGAGTTACACAAATCCGCAGAACAACTTTCTATTCCGCTCCAGAGAAAAGGACCATATTGCACGGAAGACATTCCCTGGACCATTGAGGTCACTCACTGGATGTTGCCGTTACGCCATATTTTTAATAACATAATTAGGACTTAAAATGCTGTCAATCAAGTCCAGCCTgaatccaccccccccccctgaaatCAGCAAAGTAATTGCTTCTTCATTTACCATTTTAAATCGaatctctctctgcctctctcacacacaccctcacgcACCTCTTACCAATCAGGACCACATGATGCCACgtgcctcctctcctgcccaaAGCCACCTCAGTGTGTGCGTTTCCAGATAGACACACTATCCTTAAACATGACGATAGCTTTAAAATACTCTTAATTCTGCCAGCAGACAACCTTCACACAGACATGCATCACTGCAGCTCATTTGAAAACACACCGAGACAAAGccacacccctctctctctcctcgctctctctcctgttgctaagcaacagtTCTCAAGTGGGGATATGCGCTGCAACACAGTGTGCATGATGACAGACTGCATCTTTATAAGAgtgttatattatatatatatatatatatatatatatatatcaaagtGCAAACAGGTGTACCTGGTAAATGTAGCCGTTGTCCGTCACAGAGGCCTTGTTCGAGGCAAGACGAGGGCCCGCTGCCATTTTCAGGATCTCCTCGCAACCTTAAGGAAACACAGTAAGGTAGAATATCAAGGACACATTACTCTAGCTTGTGTTAGCCCCAAGAAACcaacaaaaatataaatattcctAATACCTATGTAGAGGGGGGGATAAACTATTTACCTTTGATAGCAAACACTCCATGGCAGAAATCTTTAAAGTTGATCCTCCCATGAGCATTTGGATCCAGGCACTTGGTCAGTTTTTTCACCTGGAAGAAGAAGGAAGCCTTCGAATGAGGAAACAATGTCAGAGCTTTTGGTCCTCGCAGTAAAGGTCTTTAAATATCAACTGCCTTTTTTTATATCACAATGTGGCCCCTCGTGACCA from Takifugu rubripes chromosome 5, fTakRub1.2, whole genome shotgun sequence includes the following:
- the LOC101063052 gene encoding protein NLRC3-like, with protein sequence MLEAKVDTFVTTELQNFQRILSLNDVEESEAQRTEEHEREDEGSREAFLKFTLSMLRSMKEHQLADCLQTRAIVPTCQSRLKSSLKQKFGCIFEGIPMAGKPSLLNDIYTELYISEGGSGMINDEHEIRQIESSFRQTSGQDIQINYEDIFHPSCDRPVRTVLTKGVAGIGKTVLMRKFTLDWAEDKTNRSIHFTFPFAFRELNVLKEKEYSLIKLLHLFFVDIKEAEICNFDDFAVVFILDGLDECRLPLDFYNNKTISDVTQPAAVDVLLTNLICGNLLPSARLWITTRPAAASVLPAQWVDRVTEVRGFTDTQKMDYFKKRFKKEEQAERIIAHIKQSRSIHIMCHIPIFCWITASVLEPVLRSDKKAALPKTLTEMYICFLLVELKLMNEKLNRPETDTLWNTQTCETTMALGKLAFDQLQKGNLIFYESDLIESKINTSEASLYSGLFTQIFKEECGLFLQKVFCFVHLSIQEFLAALYVFVTFFNTGVNVLSELQPRSLSWSELFNFQSKEQMFFKSAVKMALKSQNGHLDLFLRFLLGLSMKSSHVPLQGLLKLAEPSSYDNSETVQYIKQKIQENPSPERCINLFHSLYELKDISLVEEIQQCLSLGRLSTDKLSPAQWSALVFLLSSEKDMEVFDLRKYSASEKGLLRLLPVLHISKAAVLSDCNLSDRSCEALVSVLTLKTSSLRVLDLSNNSLMDSGVKTLSSGLASQHCKLEILRLSGCQVTEEGCAALAHALSCNPFHLKELDLSYNYPGDLGTKQLMAALENPRLQLTTLSLEHGGIQRLKPGQKKYACELMLDPNTANNNLALSEDNRRVTLVQRAQPYPDHPHRFGHWNQVMCKEGLTGRCYWEVDCEGWVNIGVAYKRIKRKGQDDDSWIGQNDASWSLVCHDKFSASHKNQRIVIPMQPSGGSSRVAVYLDWHAGALSFYRVSSNALVHIHTFHSTFTEPLYPAFGFVLSSESSLSLCQM
- the rab11fip4a gene encoding rab11 family-interacting protein 4A isoform X2; this encodes MEGRVFSDQEQLLQFLRRLKEVFDVCDEDADGYIRVEHLEDLGLRFGQGDEVKKLTKCLDPNAHGRINFKDFCHGVFAIKGCEEILKMAAGPRLASNKASVTDNGYIYQNGEAKLSPPVIMCTRSYPECGGYNDGADGECDMDSTAENGNSPDSVDPTSQMTCSTSASVISGEEQFEDYGESEDVEFTPSSPCPEEDTRTNGFSDLGSSLPSSAGHTPQKMRHLYNSELLDIYCSQCCKKVNLLNDLEARLRNLKANSPNRKISSTAFGRQLFQANQSVFGSSQGSSTEDLFTDSIDSCDLDITDKVSYLEKKVTELESDSLANSDLKSKLKQANTHLVHRVHELEEQVKDAETKADQVLVEEAKRHREAYSKIERDRNLEIDLLCNRLQQLEEENGKMKINVCRLKSQTEKLDQEKQRMTDKLEDTSLRLKDEMDLYRKIMDKLWHNRHEFQKEKESMQELIDDLRRELEYLQCFKLEMEHPGQGKGLSEFNARTREMEMENEVKRLKQENYKLRDQNDDLNAQILSLSLYEACFPVKTKAQCLAAEIDNASRDELVDALKEQEEINLRLRQYMDKIILAILDHNPSILEIKT
- the rab11fip4a gene encoding rab11 family-interacting protein 4A isoform X1, translated to MEGRVFSDQEQLLQFLRRLKEVFDVCDEDADGYIRVEHLEDLGLRFGQGDEVKKLTKCLDPNAHGRINFKDFCHGVFAIKGCEEILKMAAGPRLASNKASVTDNGYIYQNGEAKLSPPVIMCTRSYPECGGYNDGADGECDMDSTAENGNSPDSVDPTRQVSQMTCSTSASVISGEEQFEDYGESEDVEFTPSSPCPEEDTRTNGFSDLGSSLPSSAGHTPQKMRHLYNSELLDIYCSQCCKKVNLLNDLEARLRNLKANSPNRKISSTAFGRQLFQANQSVFGSSQGSSTEDLFTDSIDSCDLDITDKVSYLEKKVTELESDSLANSDLKSKLKQANTHLVHRVHELEEQVKDAETKADQVLVEEAKRHREAYSKIERDRNLEIDLLCNRLQQLEEENGKMKINVCRLKSQTEKLDQEKQRMTDKLEDTSLRLKDEMDLYRKIMDKLWHNRHEFQKEKESMQELIDDLRRELEYLQCFKLEMEHPGQGKGLSEFNARTREMEMENEVKRLKQENYKLRDQNDDLNAQILSLSLYEACFPVKTKAQCLAAEIDNASRDELVDALKEQEEINLRLRQYMDKIILAILDHNPSILEIKT